In Capricornis sumatraensis isolate serow.1 chromosome 2, serow.2, whole genome shotgun sequence, the DNA window gaggccgagGCACCTCCAAGTTGCAGTGGAGCCCAGTCAGATTCAAGTCCTTCTATTTCTGATGAGGATGAAGATGGGGGTGGGCGGCTTCGGCCCTCACCTGGGCCTCGGGGGGCTGGGGGCTCCCTCCTCCTTGGAAAGGCTGCTTCTCTCGGAGAGCGGGCAAGAGAAGTGTCTGGTGGGCAGGAGCGGGCCCTACGTGGCCTGAGGGTGATGGGCAGGGATGGGAACACCCTGCCAACCCCCAGTGGCTGGGGCCTGCAGCTAGAACTTGCAGCTCCACAGGGAACTCAAGGGCCCCTGAGTATAGAGAGAAGAGGGTCTGGGGAGGTTGCAAACCAGATATCCCCACTGCAGGATGACCTCCTGGGAGGTGCTGGGTCCCCTGGGCGCTCCCTGGGCACTGACAGGACTTCTGAGACCCTTCGCTGGCAGGAAGGCCCCCAGCTAGAGCTCGTTCCCACTTTGGATGTTGGACttgctgggctggctcctctgcaAGGACAGGGGTTAGAAAAGCAGACTCTGGGGCTGCCCCCAGGACAAGAGGTAGAGGGTCTTGGAGTGGCTCCTCAGAGCATGGAGCCATCGGTATTGTCCCAGAAAGGCTCTTCAGAGGCCGCGTGGGGAGATGAGAGTGGTCTCCCCCCAGTTCAGAGTTATGATCAGAACCCTTCACCTAGACCAGCTGGGAATAGGGATGAGGCCGGGGCTTCTCTCAGCCCGAGGCTGTGGCTGAGCAGTGAGACGGATGCTGTCGACTTGGAGTTGCCCTTACAGATGGAGGAGGTCGTAGAGAACCTCCATGAGGGGCAGTGTGTAACTGAGCTTCAGGGGGGCGGCCAGGCATTGGGCTCTAGAAGCAGAATTTCCCTGGGCCCCAGAGAAGCCCTGGCACCTGGGGACGTGGGAAGCAGTGCAGTTCCCTGTGGAGACACAGACGCCACAGCTGCCCTAGAAGAGAGAAACTATCGTGGCCTGATGGAACCTCAGACGGCCAGTAGCCCGGCCTCGAGGCCTACAAAGGACACGGCACAGAGCCCTGGGACTCTGCAGGGTCCGCGTGATCTGTGGCCTGAAGATTGCCCCCCTTTGCTAGAGAGCAGAATCGGGGCCTCTACACTGGGGTCTTCTAAAGAAACACTCCTGCCTGCAAGTCAAGGCAGTATCCTTATCCTGGGGACCCAGGACAcctcctttcctgaggccagcccAGAAGCAGGGAGCAGTGGCAATTCCGTTTCTCCTCTGTTGGAAACCACATATGTTGACATACTAGATGTTAGGGATACCTGTGGCCTCCAGCTGGGGGTCAGCGAGGGTATTTGCCCCCTAAATTTTAATTCTTATGACCCCCAAGGAGAAGGCAGGGAGCATACTGATTTATCTGAGCCTAAAGAACTTGCTCCCTTACAAGGGGATCAACAATCTTCTGGCCATGGGAACCCCAAATCAATACCTCCTCACCAGGGCCTTAGAAGCACTTCCCCCAGCTGGGGAACCAGGGATGCCTTAGTTGCGAGAGAAACCTCTCCTGTTATTGAAGCATGCAGTTCAGCAGATGGGGCCAAAgctgaggaggaaggggaggaggaagacaaGGAGCTCTCCAACTTTGCCTACCTCTTAGCCTCTAAACTTAGCCTCTCGCCTTCTCGCCCTGCTTCAGGCTTGCTTGCCTCAGGGCGTCCTCAGGGGACCCAGAGAGCATCGCACTCCCTTGCTCCTAAGCCAATAGGCTTCGGCCAGCCTCCTGCTGCCGAGTCTGGGAAGCGAGCCCTAGTTGGAGGACCAGTCCCTGTTGAAAAGAGGCCTTTACGGGGAGATGAACCTGGGGCGCCTGGGGAGAAACCAGTGGCTCTGGGAGTGATTCGCACCTCACAGCCTCGTAAAAGAAAGCGTGATGGTTTCTCCAAGAGCAGGAGGAAGAAACGGCGTCGCAGCCAGTAGGGGGCAGCCAGGCCATCCTGTCCCACCTCCCAATCCCTGTGGGTGGGGGCCCCCAGGGAGTAGACTCTCCCTGGCAGCCTGTGAACACTTGCTCTCAACCCTGTTGTTTTGTTGTTCTGCGCCTGGGGCAGAGGGGTGTCACACTGGCTTGGTTGGAGGTGGTCCCCTGGGTGAGAGGTCGGGGGAAGTTCCTTTGGAAGttgtatgagaaaaaaaaaaataaagattttgttGTTGGAAAATGTTCTCCACGTGCCCTTAACTTCTTTGCTGCTAGATGGGGTGAGATGCTAAAAAGGAGAAAGGCGGTGGGGGCGGCCTCGGATTTAATGGATCCAGATGGCATTCTAGCCTCCAACCTTACTGAGGTATCCTGATGAACCTGGTGCTGAGGGTCCTGTGATTACTTTATTCCTCCATCAGAAGCCTGGACGTGGTGTTGGGAGGGCTTCTCTGGACATCCTGCCATGATCTGTCTCCCTTAAAAGTCCCTAGATGGAAAACTGCTTCTTTTTAACCTGTCAGATTTCTGGGATAGAGCTCTATTTCCTTAACCTATTTCCAAAATGGTGCCTAGACATACCACCTTCTATAGGTGGGGGCTATTCTTGTTCCTTGAAAAGAAGCTGGACAGAAGGGACTTGTATGTCCCCAATTCATAGTATGGCAGAAACTCTGGACTGGCAGGTCTGAGCTGCAGTAGAACGGCTGGGTCCTGACACAGCTCTCTGCCCCGACCATGGGGGCATCAGCCTTAGTATGATTATTAAATATAAAGTGGTGGTCAGCTATTCTTTAATGAGGACAGAACAAGAGGGAACAGGCTGAAAAGAGGTGCAGGAGGAGGCCTGTTACAGGCTGTGGCAACAAGATGGAAGATACCAGATCCGCATGATCCATCCATTGGCAAGTGAGGACTAATCAGCTGTGTCCAAGAGATCTGGCCTTGGGAACCTTCGGGGGTCTTCCCAGGGTGGCCTGCAACCATTCGTCCTTTCCTCCCCAGCTTATGATACCATCAACGTGActgagcttttttgttttttaatagagatagatatatatttatatataaaatagtttcttacaaaataaaaccaaacaaacgaaaaatgaaaaccaacttaaaaaaatcaaCGACAATAATGAAAAGTCAAGCAGGACAGAGGTGGGCTTGAGGCCCGGGGGTGGCCCCTGGCGCTGCCCTGAGTCTGAGCGGGTGCGAGCTGGCGGGGCGGTGGGGTCGAGGTGCTCAGTCGCCCTTCTGCTTGGGGGTTTGCACAGTCCCATTGGCCAGAGCGGTGGTGCTGCCTGGGGAGGAGGCGGGTGGTGTCTGGGAGGGGCGCAGGTAGGTGCTGAAGAGCTTCCCGTGGAGCGGGTGGTGGAGGGAGAAGTCCTGGAACTCACctggaggggaaaggaaagacctgaggaggagagggaagagatcCCTGGCCCTCCTCACTGTCTCAAAGCCAAAGTACTGTCCCCTGCCTCCCTGACAGTATTCTCCCAGCCTCACCCTGAGGATGTCCTGATCCCCCCAAGCCGGCCCCCAGCCCTGTGCTGCTGACACCCCGACTGCCTGCACGGGGCCTGCAGGGGATGACTCACAGAGGGAGAGACCCTGGCGGGCCCCTGCCTGGCACAGCTCGGCATGCAGAGTCCTGGCAGCGGGGCGCGGTGAGCCGAGCAGCAGGTGCAAGATGGTGCTGAAACCGTCTTTGTACAGCAGGCGGCCGGGCCCCTTGGCCTGCTCCTTTGGCTCCTCGGCAAAGAGCTGGGAGGAAAAGGGAGGTAGGTCAAGCTCTTTCCTTGGGACATCACCCTGCATGTCTGTCTGACAGGCTCCTCCTTTTTTTGCAATTATAATGGTCACAGCTGCTTCCATCTACCTGTTCCCAGTAAAGCCTCAGCAGAGATGCTGAGGCTCTGCGGTTCAGACAGTTTGGCACTGGGGTGGCCACCAAGCACCTACTAGCCAGAAGCTCCTGGGAACAGCTCACCATGGGTGGGGTGAGCATAGGCACTTCAGGGCTGACCCCCACAACGTCCTGATACCTCAAAGGCCAGGCGGGTCAGCTCCTCCAGGCTCCTGCCCCCACTCAGAGCTGCCAATGCCAGGGCCACGTCTCGGAAGTCCACCAAACCATCGGCATCCTGGAGGGTGGGAGAGAAACCAAGGCAATGTAGTGACCAACCCCGTACCCACCCTCCTGCTCTGGATCTCGGCTCCCCACTCTTCTCAGCAGGCATGGAGGTGACCCCTGTCCTGGGTCTGCTTGCCTCAGAACTGTGGGCCCTAAACTCTCCAGGTTCCCTGACAGTTCTTTCGGGGCATGGATTCGCTCATACTATACCTTTTCAAGTCACCTGGGTGACAAAACTCTCCTATAAAGGGATCTCCTAGGAATGATGGAATCCCTCAGGTATGTTTAAGTTACCATCATTTCTGATATACCATCAGGGCATTTCGGACCCCAAGCTGGAAAAACTGGTTCTCTTCTGACTCGGCCTGTATGGGAGAACTGGTCCAGCAAACTAATAAAAGGGGGCCTCTGGCAAAATGTCttaccaaggaaaaaaaaagcaaacctgaGGATGCCAGCTGTGCTATGTCTATGAGGGACCAGGGCACCTGGGTTTTGGCTCTGCTCGGCTACAGGTTATGACGGGAAGCTCCTTTCAGGGACAGTCTGCCCCAGTCTAAGGAATCAGCACATCTGGGTCACTCTCTATCCCTTCAGAGGATGTTGAGAAGTATGGTCTGCATCTTAGATCAAAAAGAACTCCTTAGGACCACTGGGAGTTGTTCATAAACATTACGAATCATCTGAGGCTATTATAATTCAACAGGACAACCTGGCTAAGTCCCAGGAAATATATGGCTCATCAAAATTCTTGAGAAAGTTCAGGAATCCTCCAGAGAAGCtctgagacattaaaaaaaaaatctgcccaaGTATTACAGATACTTCTGGGTCTTAAACTCTCAACTGTCTAACCTGTCCAGTGTTGTCTCCTCCATGTCACCTTTCCCACCCAGTGCTCACAAGGTCATGTGATCCCCATCTCCAGTATGCCTCAGAAATTTATGGATCTCACCGACCATTATTTTTCCATCATTCTTTCCCACAATGACTAAAACACTGCTCCTTAATGtataaaaaaaatgaatctcCCAGGGGACCTCGGAAGATGTCTGTCTACCAACAGCTATTACAGCATCCAGCCTACACTCCAGATTGGCCATCCACACAGCCCCTGGGATACTGTCCTTAAAATCTTGAGCATCCCAGTCTCTTTACCTGCTGGAAGTAGCTAAAGGCACCAGCCACCGTCTGGGAGTCAGAGAGCTGTAGCTGCTTGGCAAACTCTTCCTGACTGATCCTTCGACTCCGGCCTGGCTCTGTCCCAGCGTCTACACAGCCAGGGGACAGCCTACAAGGGAATTGTCGTCGAAGGTGCAGCACTGACTCAGTTTTCTTCTGGAAACACCACCCACCAGCACCTTGGCCCCAGCCCCAGGAATCCTCCCAGCACAGGTACATCTGGTGTTTTTCCAAGAGGTACTCTGACTCATCATAGTACCTGGAAAGCCATTCCTACCTTTGTCATTGGGGTtattatgtatctttttttcctccttccttttactccattatctttcaaaaaattctcatcttcctactttttttttttctttctaaggaCTTTTCTTCCTCCTACCcattctcccttttctcttctcctttcctctcacccATACCCTCATCTCCAAGGTCACTTACCCAGCCTTCCGAAGCACTTTGCCCAGTTCCCAGAGCTGTGGCTCCAAGGCCACCTTCAGCCGGCCCACCACAATCACAGGCAAGCTCTCTACAAACTCGCACTCGGTGGCTGGAATGCCTAGGGCCCTACAGGATGAAGAGAGGTGGAATGCAGGGGGACTGAGTTAGAGGGCACGTCTGAGGGTTCGTTACTGATTCTGGCCTGCTGACCAGGGAGAGGAGATCAGGCCCCTTTCACTCTCCCATCCCTCACACATCAGCTATCAATAGCCCTTACTCCTGACCGACTGCCTCCCCTGCTACAGTTTTGCCTCAAAACCTCACTCagctctcctccccttcctgtggttcctctgccctgTGTATCTGCTTTTGGGAAACACCCCATGGGACACTCACTGTGCCATAACCCTCTGGACATTGTTGGCATAGAGGGTGGGGTCCCTGCTCTCCTCCGGGCTGGGGCGGTATACAGGTAGGAActgaaacacacatacacaggcttctcatcagGACTTCCAAGTTAGGGGTGACCACTCCCACCCTCTTTCCCTAAAGATCCCCAGCTCAGCCAATGGCTGCTCTCCTACCCCACCCCTGGGAGTCATACCTCCACATCCACGATGCTGCAGGGCTGAGAGGCTGTGAGCCAGAGAACTTTGAGTCTAAGAGAAAAGAGACCTCAGATGCTCACCAATCTCTAACTACGGGCATCCCCCAGCCCAAGGATGGGAGTGGCAAAGTTCTGCCCACTGATATAAAAATCAGCTACTAGCTGTAGAGTCAGCTGGATGAGTATGTAGCTGGGAGATAGAAGGGCCAGAAAGGTGGTAGGTGGGATAAGAGAGTGCTGCAGGGCCCTGCCAGAGAAAGAAGTATAGGTGAGGGGTTTGAGGAACCACGAGAAGGAGCAAGCCTGGTGCTGTGGATAACCGAGGCAGAAAAGGCTGCAAAGTGGGTCAAAAGGCACCATAAGCACAGCAGGAATGATTAGCAGGTTATAGCTGAGGGCACTTTCTGATAATATCTCAGGAGATCAGGACAAAACAAAGGGATatggcattcccttctctagggttcTCTCAGTTCCAGGGATGAACAAGAGTGATTCACTTTGTCTGGAGGGTAGAAGAcggtccccactccccaccctcacccccaggaATACCACTAC includes these proteins:
- the NUTM1 gene encoding NUT family member 1, which codes for MSSDGASPLPGSDMAMDPGTALSPFTALTFPQPAPGPPDPPPWEPPSQPPVPSAFSPGNPLVLSAFPSSLLVTGDGGPGPSGAGAGKVIVKVKTEAGSAEPSQTQNFILTQTALSWIASDAPCGGPESPAPGLLTASNVKTLLPTKAAGLNQEGVPCLPAQAPPPAAQLASTVPPEKAWPGPQGTTGEGGPTATRPKPSLGDLFYTSKGVYENFRRWQRYKALARRHLSQSPDAEALSCFLIPVLRSLARLKPTMTLEEGLPRAVQEWERTSNFDRMIFYEMAEKFMEFEAEEEMQIQNTQLMSGPQSLPPAAPLKLDPPGPPVPEVCPQPVYIPKKAASKARAPRRRQRKTQRPPAPEAPKEIPSEAVKEYADIMEGLVGSHSATEESDGRQEEQGQQQEEGIYPDAGLLSYIDELCSQQVFVSKVEAVIHPQFLADLLSPEQQRDPLGLIEELEQEEGLSLAQLVQKRLLALEEEEEAEAPPSCSGAQSDSSPSISDEDEDGGGRLRPSPGPRGAGGSLLLGKAASLGERAREVSGGQERALRGLRVMGRDGNTLPTPSGWGLQLELAAPQGTQGPLSIERRGSGEVANQISPLQDDLLGGAGSPGRSLGTDRTSETLRWQEGPQLELVPTLDVGLAGLAPLQGQGLEKQTLGLPPGQEVEGLGVAPQSMEPSVLSQKGSSEAAWGDESGLPPVQSYDQNPSPRPAGNRDEAGASLSPRLWLSSETDAVDLELPLQMEEVVENLHEGQCVTELQGGGQALGSRSRISLGPREALAPGDVGSSAVPCGDTDATAALEERNYRGLMEPQTASSPASRPTKDTAQSPGTLQGPRDLWPEDCPPLLESRIGASTLGSSKETLLPASQGSILILGTQDTSFPEASPEAGSSGNSVSPLLETTYVDILDVRDTCGLQLGVSEGICPLNFNSYDPQGEGREHTDLSEPKELAPLQGDQQSSGHGNPKSIPPHQGLRSTSPSWGTRDALVARETSPVIEACSSADGAKAEEEGEEEDKELSNFAYLLASKLSLSPSRPASGLLASGRPQGTQRASHSLAPKPIGFGQPPAAESGKRALVGGPVPVEKRPLRGDEPGAPGEKPVALGVIRTSQPRKRKRDGFSKSRRKKRRRSQ
- the LPCAT4 gene encoding lysophospholipid acyltransferase LPCAT4 codes for the protein MSQGSPGDWAPLDPTPGPPAPPNPFVHELHLSRLQRVKFCLLGALLAPIRVLLAFIVLFLLWPFAWLQVAGLTEEQLQEPITGWRKTVCHHGVLGLSRLLFFLLGFLRIRVRGQRASRLQAPVLVAAPHSTFFDPIVLLPCDLPKVVSRAENLSVPVIGALLRFNQAILVSRHDPASRRRVVEEVRRRATSGGKWPQVLFFPEGTCSNKKALLKFKPGAFIAGVPVQPVLIRYPNSLDTTSWAWRGPGVLKVLWLTASQPCSIVDVEFLPVYRPSPEESRDPTLYANNVQRVMAQALGIPATECEFVESLPVIVVGRLKVALEPQLWELGKVLRKAGLSPGCVDAGTEPGRSRRISQEEFAKQLQLSDSQTVAGAFSYFQQDADGLVDFRDVALALAALSGGRSLEELTRLAFELFAEEPKEQAKGPGRLLYKDGFSTILHLLLGSPRPAARTLHAELCQAGARQGLSLCEFQDFSLHHPLHGKLFSTYLRPSQTPPASSPGSTTALANGTVQTPKQKGD